The genomic segment GGGTTGTGGGTTGCTGATTTGTCTCTGGCCCCCAAATCTCAGGGTTTGCCAACAATTCTTTTAACAGCAGCCCTTGCATTAAGGGTTAGTCGTCAAATAGGATATTAAAGAAAAGCGGGTAGAGTTTTTCTAAAATAAACTAATAACTACCTAAACATCTTTTTCAGCCTTTAATTTATCTAATTTGGCTTTGGCTTTGCGGAAATTGCTTAGATAATTATCTTCCTCAGTTAGTGGAATGAGTTCCAGTCCTAATTTACTCTGTTCTTCAATCCAGTCTTCAGTGAATACCGGAACTTCTAATTTTATTGGTTCCTCTGTGGGGTTTACCACGATAACATTCCTGTAAGGAAACTCGGTTTCAACAATATAACCCCCTAAACTCATTATATGTAGGGGTCGTATCACAATTTTCATTTGATCACCATCATATCTACTACTTTTTTTTAAAATCCATTAAAGTAGAGCTGCTACTATTGCCAGAACACCCACTATAGATACACCGGCAACTGTAGGGTAAAACTGTTTGTAAGTGAATATTGGGGAAAATGCACTCATTGCCGCCATGAACATTGGGAAGAGGAGAGCCACAACCAATGTGATTATGAAATTGGGGTTTAATATGTTAGGGGCTATTCCCAAAAATAGGGTGGCAAATAATGTGGCCAGTGTGAACATGAGGAATCCTCGGGTGATGTAGACGTATGCCCGGTATTTTGCAGCGTATTCTAGGTAAGGTCCTTCCACAACATCGGGTTTGCCCTTCAAGATGGCGAATGGGTACTCGTTGAGGAGGATCATGTATCCGATGAAAAATACGATTGCTCCCATAACTCCGGCTAATGTGAATAGTATGGGCCCGTTGGTCTGCTGGTAGGCTACGATATCCTTTAGATAAATACTGCCAGTCATGGCAACTACCACGAAAAGTGCAATGTATATTGGAAATGATCCAAAAGCAATGAGTCTGAATGCCCGGAGACTGCTTAATTCCTCGAAAAATGTTCGGGGAGTGTTGGGATGTTCTGCTCCTTTTACTATATCGGGGAATGGCATACGTACTGAGAGTACGGATTTAGACAGACTACCCATGAACATATACATTATTTCTTCAACTTTCAGTAATCCTATGACTGCAATGATGCTGGTCAGTGCTCCTAAAAAGTACATCTGAGGAATTAACAGCAACAGAAGGATTATGATTATGATTAAACTGATTAAGGGAAGGGCATTGTACAATTTAGGCATTGGAGATTCTGGATTTATAGTTTGTTTAAAGAAGAATTTGATTGGTGCCATGATCCCTGGACTGGTAATTGGTGGACCTACTCTTTGTTGGATCCGGGCGTGGATGAATTTTCTTTCAATCCCTGGCAAGAAGAGGCTCACTATGAAAGATGTTGCCAAGGTTCCGAGTACTGCTATTAAAGGATATGTAAGTTCCATGGTTTATTCTCCTCATCTCTTGATAATTTGAATTGCCCGATCAGTACATGTGAAACAAGGGTCGCACTGAACTATACAAAGTTGAGCATCTGTAATATGATGACCAATTGCAGAATACTGCATAGCTCCAATATTGGCCATGGAAGGAGTCCGGATAACGCAGTTTCTTACTCTACCATCTTCTAGGGCATAAGAATGGTAAAGTGTTCCACGTGGTACTTCAATATAACTTTTGGTTATGGGCGTGTCTTGCATTTCCCAACTCCTGTTTGTTATTGGACCGTCGGGTAAGTTTCGGATTGCTTGTTGAATGATTTTTATTGATTCGAAGTTTTCGAAAACCCTGGTCAGTAGTTGAGATTTCACATCTCCATCATCTTCAGTGATTACATCAAATTCAAATGGATCATACTCGTACATTCCAGTTCTTAGGTCTTTTTCAACACCGGTAGCCCTCAATGTGGGTCCGGAACATGCCAATCTTAGGGCATCCTCGGGGCTGGTTACACCGACTCCGGTGATTCTGCTCATAACCATAGGGTCAGATACAAATCG from the Methanobacterium sp. genome contains:
- a CDS encoding NADH-quinone oxidoreductase subunit M, with product MELTYPLIAVLGTLATSFIVSLFLPGIERKFIHARIQQRVGPPITSPGIMAPIKFFFKQTINPESPMPKLYNALPLISLIIIIILLLLLIPQMYFLGALTSIIAVIGLLKVEEIMYMFMGSLSKSVLSVRMPFPDIVKGAEHPNTPRTFFEELSSLRAFRLIAFGSFPIYIALFVVVAMTGSIYLKDIVAYQQTNGPILFTLAGVMGAIVFFIGYMILLNEYPFAILKGKPDVVEGPYLEYAAKYRAYVYITRGFLMFTLATLFATLFLGIAPNILNPNFIITLVVALLFPMFMAAMSAFSPIFTYKQFYPTVAGVSIVGVLAIVAALL
- the ehbP gene encoding energy-converting hydrogenase B subunit EhbP, with amino-acid sequence MKIVIRPLHIMSLGGYIVETEFPYRNVIVVNPTEEPIKLEVPVFTEDWIEEQSKLGLELIPLTEEDNYLSNFRKAKAKLDKLKAEKDV